The Camelus bactrianus isolate YW-2024 breed Bactrian camel chromosome 32, ASM4877302v1, whole genome shotgun sequence genome includes a region encoding these proteins:
- the MN1 gene encoding transcriptional activator MN1: MFGLDQFEPQINSRNAGQGERNFNEAGLSMNAHFKAPAFHAGGPPGPVDPAMSGLGEPPILGVNMEPYGFHARGHSELHAGGLQAQPVHGFFGGQQPHHGHPGGHHPHQHHPHFGGNFGGPDPGASCLHGGRLLGYGGSASGLGSQPPFAEGYDHMAESQGPESFGPQRPGNLPDFHSSSASGHAVPAPCLPLDQSPNRAASFHGLPASGGSDSHSLEPRRVANQGAVDSLEYNYPAEAPSGHFDMFSPSDSEGQLPHYAAGRQVPGGTFPGASAMPRAAGMVGLSKMHAQQQQQQQQQQQQQQQQQQQQQQQQQQQQQQQQQQHSVFFERFGGTRKMPVGLEPGVGSRHPLMQPPQQAPPPPQQQPPQQPQQPPPPPPPPPPGLLVRQNSCPPALPRPQQGEAGTPSGGLQDGGPMLPSQHAQFEYPIHRLENRSMHPYSEPVFNMQHPPPQQAPNQRLQHFDAPPYMNVAKRPRFDFPGSAGVDRCASWNGSMHNGSLDNHLSPSAYSGLPGEFTPPVPDSFPSGPPLQHPAPDHQSLQQQQQQQQQQRQNAALMIKQMASRNQQQRLRQPNLAQIGHTGDVGQGGLVHSGPVGGLAQPNFERESGGAGAGRLGTFEQQAPHLTQESAWFPGPHPPPGDLLPRRMGGSGLPADCGPHDPGLAPPPPPGGSGVLFRGSLQEPLRMPGEGHVPALPSPGLQFGGSLASLGQLQSPGAGVGLPSAPSERRPPPPDFTAPALGGQPGFPFGAANRQATPHSGPGVNSPPSTGGGGGSTGGGGGSGGAYPPQPDFQPSQRTSASKLGALSLGSFNKPSSKDNLFGQSCLAALSTACQNMIASLGAPNLNVTFNKKNPPEGKRKLSQNENDGAAVASNPGSDYFPGGTAPGAPGPGGPSGTSSSGSKPSGPPNPPAQGDGTSLSPNYTLESTSGNDGKPVPGGGGRGRGRRKRDSGHVSPGTFFDKYTAAPDSGGAPGVSPGQQQAPGAAVVGGSSTGEARGAPTPHEKALTSPSWGKGAELLLGDQPDLMGSLDGGAKSDGSSPHVGEFASDEVSTSYANEDEVSSSSDNPPALAKASRSPLVTGSPKLPPRGVGAGEHGPKAPPPPLGLGILSTSTSTPDSYGGGGTPGLEQVRTPTSSSGAPPPDEIHPLEILQAQIQLQRQQFSISEDQPLGLKGGKKGECAVGASGGVQNGDSELGSCCSEAVKSAMSTIDLDSLMAEHSATWYMPADKALVDGPEDDKTLAPWEKAKPQNPNSKEALDLPANKASATQPGSHLQCLSVHCTDDVGDAKARASVPTWRSLHSDISNRFGTFVAALT, translated from the coding sequence ATGTTTGGGCTGGACCAATTCGAGCCCCAGATCAACAGCAGGAACGCTGGCCAGGGCGAGAGGAACTTTAACGAGGCCGGACTAAGCATGAACGCCCACTTTAAGGCCCCGGCTTTCCACGCGGGGGGACCCCCTGGCCCCGTGGACCCTGCCATGAGCGGGCTGGGCGAACCCCCGATCTTGGGCGTGAACATGGAGCCTTACGGCTTTCACGCGCGCGGCCACTCGGAGTTGCACGCGGGGGGGCTGCAGGCGCAGCCGGTGCATGGATTCTTTGGAGGCCAACAGCCTCACCACGGCCACCCGGGAGGTCACCACCCCCACCAGCATCACCCCCACTTCGGGGGCAACTTTGGCGGGCCGGATCCTGGGGCCTCGTGCCTGCATGGAGGTCGTCTGCTCGGCTACGGCGGATCGGCCAGCGGCCTGGGCAGCCAGCCGCCCTTCGCCGAGGGTTATGATCACATGGCGGAGAGCCAGGGGCCGGAGAGCTTCGGCCCGCAGCGACCTGGGAACCTCCCGGACTTCCACAGTTCGAGCGCCTCCGGCCACGCCGTGCCTGCCCCATGCTTGCCGCTGGACCAGAGCCCTAACCGAGCCGCCTCCTTCCATGGCCTGCCTGCCTCCGGCGGGTCTGATTCCCACAGTCTGGAGCCCCGGAGGGTGGCGAACCAAGGAGCCGTCGACTCGCTGGAATACAATTACCCGGCCGAGGCGCCCTCGGGACATTTCGACATGTTTTCCCCCTCCGATTCCGAGGGGCAGCTGCCTCATTATGCAGCGGGTCGTCAAGTTCCCGGGGGCACTTTCCCGGGTGCCTCGGCCATGCCCAGAGCTGCTGGCATGGTGGGCTTATCCAAAATGCacgcccagcagcagcagcagcagcagcagcagcaacagcaacagcagcagcagcagcagcagcagcagcagcagcagcagcagcagcagcagcagcagcagcagcagcacagcgTGTTCTTCGAGAGGTTCGGAGGGACCCGCAAGATGCCAGTGGGTCTGGAGCCTGGAGTAGGTTCCAGGCACCCGTTAATGCAGCCTCCCCAGCAGGCCCCGCCGCCCCCTCAGCAGCAGCCCCCGCAACAGCcacagcagccgccgccgccgccgccgccgccgccgcctgggCTTCTGGTCCGACAAAATTCGTGCCCGCCTGCGCTCCCGCGGCCCCAGCAGGGCGAGGCGGGCACGCCCAGCGGCGGCCTGCAGGACGGGGGCCCCATGCTGCCAAGTCAACACGCGCAGTTCGAGTACCCTATCCACCGGCTGGAGAACCGGAGCATGCACCCTTATTCCGAGCCTGTATTCAACATGCAGCACCCTCCACCGCAGCAGGCGCCCAACCAGCGGCTGCAGCATTTCGACGCACCCCCCTACATGAATGTGGCCAAGAGGCCGCGCTTTGACTTCCCGGGCAGCGCGGGAGTGGACCGCTGCGCTTCGTGGAACGGCAGCATGCACAACGGCTCTCTGGACAACCACCTTTCGCCCTCCGCCTACTCGGGCCTACCCGGCGAGTTCACGCCACCTGTGCCCGACAGCTTCCCCTCGGGGCCACCCTTGCAGCATCCGGCCCCGGACCACCAgtccctgcagcagcagcagcaacagcaacagcagcaaCGCCAAAATGCTGCCCTCATGATCAAGCAGATGGCGTCGCGGAATCAGCAGCAGCGGCTGCGCCAGCCCAACCTGGCCCAGATAGGCCACACCGGAGACGTGGGCCAGGGCGGCCTGGTACACAGCGGCCCAGTGGGTGGCTTGGCCCAGCCGAACTTTGAGCGCGAAAGCGGCGGCGCGGGCGCCGGGCGCCTGGGCACGTTCGAGCAGCAGGCTCCGCACTTGACGCAGGAGAGTGCGTGGTTCCCAGGTCCGCACCCACCGCCGGGTGACCTGCTGCCCCGCAGGATGGGAGGCTCAGGCCTGCCCGCTGACTGCGGCCCGCACGACCCCGGACTGGCGCCGCCCCCTCCGCCTGGTGGCTCGGGGGTGCTGTTCCGGGGCTCTCTGCAGGAGCCGCTAAGGATGCCCGGAGAGGGCCATGTGCCTGCGCTGCCCTCCCCTGGCCTGCAGTTCGGGGGCAGCCTGGCCAGCCTGGGCCAACTGCAGTCgcccggggctggggtggggctgcccAGCGCACCCTCCGAGCGCCGGCCCCCGCCGCCTGATTTCACAGCGCCCGCACTCGGAGGCCAGCCTGGCTTCCCGTTCGGCGCAGCGAACCGGCAGGCCACGCCGCACAGCGGCCCAGGCGTGAACTCGCCCCCGAGCacgggcgggggcggcggcagcacaggcggcggcggcggcagcgggggCGCATACCCGCCGCAGCCTGATTTTCAGCCTAGCCAGCGCACCTCGGCCAGTAAGCTGGGCGCACTCTCACTGGGCTCCTTCAACAAGCCTAGCTCCAAGGACAACCTGTTCGGCCAGAGTTGCCTGGCTGCACTTTCCACCGCCTGCCAGAACATGATCGCCAGCCTCGGGGCTCCCAACCTCAACGTGACCTTCAACAAGAAGAACCCGCCCGAGGGCAAGAGGAAACTGAGCCAGAACGAGAACGACGGTGCGGCGGTGGCCAGCAACCCAGGATCGGATTACTTCCCGGGAGGGACTgctcctggggccccagggcccGGAGGCCCGTCGGGGACCAGTAGCAGCGGTTCCAAACCCTCCGGGCCGCCTAATCCGCCCGCCCAGGGGGACGGCACCAGCCTCTCCCCCAACTACACCCTGGAATCAACGTCGGGGAACGATGGCAAGCCGGTCCCCGGGGGAGGCGGCCGGGGCCGGGGTCGCAGAAAAAGGGACAGTGGTCACGTGAGCCCCGGGACCTTCTTCGACAAGTACACGGCGGCGCCGGACAGCGGGGGCGCGCCTGGGGTGAGCCCAGGGCAACAGCAGGCTCCAGGAGCAGCCGTCGTCGGGGGAAGCTCCACCGGCGAGGCACGCGGGGCGCCTACGCCTCACGAGAAAGCGCTCACCTCGCCGTCGTGGGGGAAGGGGGCCGAGTTGCTCCTGGGGGACCAGCCGGACCTTATGGGGTCCCTGGACGGTGGGGCCAAGTCGGACGGTAGTTCCCCGCACGTGGGCGAATTCGCCTCGGACGAGGTGAGCACCAGCTACGCCAACGAGGACGAGGTGTCATCCAGCTCCGATaatcccccagccctggccaaaGCGAGTAGGAGCCCCCTGGTGACAGGCTCGCCCAAACTCCCTCCCCGTGGGGTGGGCGCGGGGGAACATGGACCGaaggcacccccacccccgcttggCCTGGGCATCTTGTCTACCTCTACCTCGACCCCTGACAGCTACGGCGGCGGGGGCACACCGGGCCTGGAGCAGGTCCGGACCCCGACGAGCAGCAGCGGTGCACCGCCACCCGACGAGATCCACCCACTGGAGATTCTCCAGGCACAGATCCAGCTGCAGAGGCAGCAGTTCAGCATCTCTGAGGACCAGCCCCTAGGGCTCAAGGGTGGCAAGAAGGGTGAGTGTGCCGTCGGGGCCTCTGGCGGCGTGCAGAATGGCGACAGTGAGCTGGGCAGCTGCTGCTCCGAGGCGGTCAAGAGCGCCATGAGCACCATCGATCTGGACTCGCTGATGGCAGAGCACAGCGCCACCTGGTACATGCCGGCTGACAAGGCTTTGGTGGACGGCCCAGAGGACGACAAGACGCTGGCGCCCTGGGAGAAGGCCAAACCCCAGAACCCCAACAGCAAAGAAG